The following proteins come from a genomic window of Ornithinimicrobium cryptoxanthini:
- a CDS encoding Gfo/Idh/MocA family protein: protein MGVAVIGYSFMGRAHSNAWRNVAAFYPDVAPVRMQTLVGRDGTRVEQAAADLGWAGVATDWREVIERDDIDIVDVCTPGHLHAEVALAALAAGKHVLVEKPLANSVAECEALVAAAAAARGRALLGFNYRRVPALALARELVGEGRIGTVQQARLSYLQDWLSDPQAPMTWRLRRESAGSGVLGDLGSHAVDQLHYLLGEHVTHASGTLRTFVPERPGPHGTETVTVDDAAWATLHTDSGVVASLEVSRVATGRKNALTVELFGTSGSLRFDLERLNELVLTQAGDARTSGPTTIMVTEPEHPYLKAWWPAGHVLGWDHTFTSQAADFLRAIAADEPVHATFEDGLAAQRVLEAIETSHAAGGLLTETGN from the coding sequence ATGGGCGTGGCCGTCATCGGCTACTCCTTCATGGGCCGTGCCCACTCCAACGCGTGGCGCAACGTCGCCGCGTTCTATCCCGACGTGGCGCCGGTGCGGATGCAGACCCTGGTCGGCCGCGACGGGACTCGCGTGGAGCAGGCCGCCGCCGATCTCGGGTGGGCCGGGGTCGCCACGGACTGGCGTGAGGTGATCGAGCGCGACGACATCGACATCGTCGACGTGTGCACCCCCGGCCACCTGCACGCCGAAGTGGCGCTCGCCGCGCTCGCGGCGGGCAAGCACGTCCTCGTCGAGAAGCCGTTGGCCAACAGCGTCGCCGAGTGCGAGGCGCTCGTCGCGGCCGCAGCTGCTGCCCGGGGACGCGCACTGCTCGGCTTCAACTACCGGCGCGTGCCGGCACTGGCCCTGGCCCGCGAGCTCGTGGGCGAGGGACGCATCGGCACGGTGCAGCAGGCCCGGTTGAGCTATCTGCAGGACTGGCTCAGCGACCCGCAGGCCCCGATGACCTGGCGGCTGCGCAGGGAGTCCGCCGGCTCCGGGGTGCTCGGAGACCTCGGCTCGCACGCCGTGGACCAGCTGCACTATCTCCTCGGTGAGCACGTCACCCACGCCAGCGGCACCCTGCGCACCTTCGTCCCGGAGCGGCCCGGCCCCCACGGGACCGAGACGGTCACTGTCGATGACGCGGCCTGGGCCACTCTGCATACGGACTCCGGGGTGGTCGCCAGCCTCGAGGTGAGCCGCGTGGCCACCGGACGCAAGAACGCACTGACCGTCGAGCTCTTCGGCACGTCCGGCTCGCTGCGCTTCGACCTCGAGAGGCTCAACGAGCTGGTCCTGACGCAGGCCGGCGACGCCCGCACCTCCGGTCCCACGACGATCATGGTCACCGAGCCCGAGCACCCCTATCTGAAGGCGTGGTGGCCCGCGGGTCACGTGCTCGGGTGGGACCACACCTTCACCTCGCAGGCCGCCGACTTCCTGCGCGCCATCGCGGCCGACGAGCCGGTGCACGCCACGTTTGAGGACGGCCTCGCCGCGCAGCGGGTGCTCGAAGCGATCGAGACCAGCCACGCCGCCGGCGGCCTGCTGACCGAGACGGGCAACTGA
- a CDS encoding sugar phosphate isomerase/epimerase family protein: protein MRAIGVNTWVWTSPLTDRELPALLGHIAELGFDAVELPLENPGDLTASAVSAALAQTGLTPFIVGAMAPGRDLVETDAAQVRATQDYLRECIDLAAGTGATSACGPFYAATGRVWRLSPEQRSATYAQWQENLAPVAEHARGAGVRIGIEPLNRYETSLINTVDQALTGLGDLLGQGVGLALDTYHLNIEERSSADAVRLAAEHLVHVQVCGSDRGAPGGDQTDWPGLLAALDEVGYAGPLNIESFTADNASIATAASIWRPLAPTQDDLATTGLAFLRSLATSRQTTTSRQTTTTEGEPRA from the coding sequence TTGCGTGCCATCGGCGTCAACACCTGGGTCTGGACCTCACCGCTGACCGACCGCGAGCTGCCCGCCCTGCTCGGGCACATCGCCGAGCTCGGTTTCGACGCGGTCGAGCTCCCGCTCGAGAACCCCGGCGACCTCACGGCGTCGGCCGTCTCCGCCGCGCTGGCCCAGACAGGTCTGACCCCCTTTATCGTCGGCGCGATGGCTCCCGGGCGTGACCTGGTCGAGACCGACGCGGCCCAGGTCCGCGCCACCCAGGACTACCTCCGGGAGTGCATCGACCTGGCGGCGGGCACAGGGGCCACGTCCGCGTGCGGGCCGTTCTATGCCGCAACAGGGCGGGTATGGCGCCTCTCACCCGAGCAGCGCAGCGCCACCTATGCCCAGTGGCAGGAGAACCTCGCACCCGTGGCCGAGCACGCCAGGGGCGCTGGCGTCCGCATCGGCATCGAACCGCTGAACCGCTATGAGACCTCGCTGATCAACACCGTCGACCAGGCCTTGACCGGTCTGGGCGACCTGCTCGGACAGGGCGTCGGCCTGGCGCTGGACACCTATCACCTCAACATCGAGGAACGCTCCTCCGCGGACGCAGTCCGCCTGGCCGCCGAGCACCTGGTGCACGTGCAGGTCTGCGGCAGCGACCGCGGTGCCCCCGGCGGCGACCAGACCGACTGGCCGGGGCTGCTGGCCGCGCTGGACGAGGTCGGCTACGCCGGGCCGCTCAACATCGAGAGCTTCACCGCCGACAACGCCTCGATCGCGACCGCCGCCTCCATCTGGCGCCCCCTGGCGCCGACCCAGGACGACCTGGCGACCACCGGGCTCGCCTTTCTCCGGTCGCTGGCCACCTCACGACAGACCACGACGTCACGACAGACCACGACGACCGAGGGGGAACCCCGTGCCTGA
- a CDS encoding substrate-binding domain-containing protein yields MRRKMLTAPVAAVAALAMLAACSTDDSLDDPSVAESADDAPADDAPDDGESTEDEPTDEEASSDEWFDQAVYDTQYEQRSATFEGDANQPYLQYIDGPMTDTSEFAAEGPHKVCFSNASIGNPWRQTGWITMNEQLKVLQDSGVISEMETRDAQDDDNTQIADIDYFIAEGQCDAFVISPNSTAAMTPAVERACDTGKPVVVFDRGVETDCATTFIHPIGGYAWGIDTAEFLVDNLQEGDKVVALRILPGVDVLEHRWAAAEKIFGENGIEATDYFTGADPTEIKKIISDELATGDVQGVWMDAGDGAVAAIEAFEDAGVDYPVMTGEDEMSFLRKWEETGLTGLAPVYSNFQWRTPLLALEKIFAGEEIPAEWVLPQTPITEAERADYLAANEGMPDGHYAKFGGEDLPGYPQVWQERIIP; encoded by the coding sequence ATGCGCAGAAAGATGTTGACCGCCCCCGTGGCGGCCGTGGCGGCGCTGGCCATGCTGGCGGCGTGCTCCACCGATGACTCGCTCGACGACCCCTCGGTCGCCGAGTCCGCAGACGACGCGCCAGCAGACGACGCCCCCGACGACGGTGAGTCCACCGAGGACGAACCGACTGATGAGGAAGCGTCCTCGGACGAGTGGTTCGACCAGGCCGTCTACGACACGCAGTACGAGCAGCGTTCGGCCACCTTCGAGGGCGACGCCAACCAGCCCTACCTGCAATACATCGACGGTCCGATGACCGACACCTCGGAGTTTGCCGCCGAGGGCCCCCACAAGGTCTGCTTCTCTAACGCCTCCATCGGCAACCCGTGGCGGCAGACCGGCTGGATCACGATGAACGAGCAGCTCAAGGTGCTGCAGGACTCCGGCGTCATCTCCGAGATGGAGACCCGTGACGCGCAGGACGACGACAACACCCAGATCGCTGACATCGACTACTTCATCGCCGAGGGTCAGTGCGACGCCTTCGTCATCTCACCCAACTCGACCGCGGCGATGACCCCGGCCGTGGAGCGGGCCTGTGACACCGGCAAGCCGGTCGTGGTCTTCGACCGCGGTGTCGAGACCGACTGCGCCACGACGTTCATCCACCCGATCGGTGGCTACGCGTGGGGCATCGACACCGCCGAGTTCCTGGTGGACAACCTCCAGGAGGGCGACAAGGTCGTCGCGCTGCGCATCCTGCCCGGCGTCGACGTGCTGGAGCACCGCTGGGCGGCGGCAGAGAAGATCTTCGGTGAGAACGGCATCGAGGCGACCGACTACTTCACCGGCGCCGACCCGACCGAGATCAAGAAGATCATCAGCGACGAGCTGGCCACGGGCGACGTGCAGGGTGTCTGGATGGACGCCGGCGACGGCGCCGTCGCCGCCATCGAGGCGTTCGAGGACGCTGGCGTGGACTACCCGGTCATGACCGGTGAGGACGAGATGAGTTTCCTGCGCAAGTGGGAGGAGACCGGTCTGACCGGTCTGGCCCCGGTCTACTCCAACTTCCAGTGGCGCACCCCGCTGCTGGCGCTGGAGAAGATCTTCGCTGGTGAGGAGATCCCGGCCGAGTGGGTGCTCCCGCAGACTCCGATCACCGAGGCCGAGCGCGCCGACTACCTGGCCGCGAATGAGGGGATGCCCGACGGTCACTACGCCAAGTTCGGTGGCGAGGACCTGCCCGGCTACCCGCAGGTCTGGCAGGAGCGCATCATCCCCTGA
- a CDS encoding CapA family protein translates to MSGPRHSAPPRPAAARPVVVIGAAVLALSVALALLGGGNHDTFHTPPQVAATAEPEQDPAPAEPAPPEQESAPPEQESAPAEDAEIPEDAETREDAEPTLDPGTEVRLAVVGDIMFARNVGDRIQSEGTGAVLAGVREELHDADLTIGNLESPLCSGGTPAPKGYPFQAAPSSVDVLTDGSFDLVSLANNHILDFGEECMDSTTRLLQEAGIAHGGVGATIDEAREPVVLERHGMRISFLSYLQMPVEQGGFDAQSWTATSTSPGLAWADPEAIREDVTAAQTEADHVIVLLHSGFESTEHLSPEQQAAGNAALEAGATAVLGSHPHQLQAAQERSDGSFIAWSLGNFVFDYPTGATESDTAVLHLTLGPDGVRETSWSPVLIQDGFPVAVPPSQAAGARILSELDRMSQEYAQSLR, encoded by the coding sequence GTGTCAGGACCGCGCCACAGTGCTCCGCCACGCCCGGCCGCCGCCCGTCCGGTGGTGGTCATCGGCGCCGCGGTGCTGGCGCTGTCCGTGGCCCTGGCCCTGCTGGGCGGGGGCAACCACGACACCTTCCACACGCCGCCCCAGGTGGCGGCCACGGCCGAGCCGGAGCAGGACCCCGCACCCGCTGAGCCCGCACCCCCTGAGCAGGAGTCCGCACCGCCTGAGCAGGAGTCCGCACCGGCGGAGGACGCAGAGATACCGGAGGACGCCGAGACACGTGAGGACGCCGAGCCCACGCTCGACCCGGGGACCGAGGTGCGCCTCGCGGTGGTCGGCGACATCATGTTCGCCCGCAACGTCGGTGACCGCATCCAGAGCGAGGGCACCGGCGCGGTCCTGGCTGGCGTGCGCGAGGAGCTGCACGACGCAGACCTCACCATCGGCAATCTGGAGAGCCCGCTGTGCTCCGGGGGGACGCCGGCTCCGAAGGGCTACCCCTTCCAGGCCGCGCCCTCCAGCGTGGACGTGCTGACGGATGGGTCCTTCGACCTGGTCAGCCTGGCCAACAACCACATCCTGGACTTCGGCGAGGAGTGCATGGACTCCACCACCCGACTGCTGCAGGAGGCGGGCATCGCCCACGGCGGCGTCGGGGCGACCATCGACGAGGCCCGTGAGCCCGTCGTCCTGGAGCGCCACGGGATGCGGATCTCCTTCTTGAGCTATCTGCAGATGCCGGTCGAGCAGGGCGGTTTCGACGCGCAGTCCTGGACCGCGACATCGACCTCGCCCGGCCTGGCCTGGGCGGACCCGGAGGCCATCAGGGAGGACGTCACCGCCGCTCAGACCGAGGCCGACCACGTGATCGTGCTGCTGCACAGCGGGTTCGAGTCGACCGAGCACCTCAGCCCCGAGCAGCAGGCCGCGGGCAACGCGGCCCTCGAGGCCGGCGCGACCGCCGTCCTCGGCTCCCACCCCCACCAGCTGCAGGCAGCCCAGGAGCGCAGTGACGGCAGCTTCATCGCCTGGAGCCTGGGCAACTTCGTCTTCGACTATCCGACCGGCGCGACCGAGTCCGACACCGCGGTGCTGCACCTGACCCTCGGCCCCGATGGTGTGCGCGAGACGTCGTGGAGCCCGGTCCTGATCCAGGACGGCTTCCCCGTCGCGGTTCCCCCCAGCCAGGCGGCCGGGGCACGCATCCTCAGCGAGCTGGACCGGATGAGCCAGGAGTATGCGCAGTCGCTGCGCTGA
- a CDS encoding transcriptional regulator — translation MAILNPLIHAPVRLQLLTSLSAVSEAEFVTLRSLLEVSDSVLSKHISALVEAGYVHSRKGVQAGRRTTWVGLTKHGHAALRDHVRVLRALIDAVE, via the coding sequence ATGGCCATCCTGAACCCGTTGATCCACGCCCCCGTGCGGCTGCAGCTGCTCACCTCGCTCTCCGCGGTGTCCGAGGCGGAGTTCGTGACGCTACGCTCACTCCTCGAGGTCAGCGACTCCGTGCTGTCAAAGCACATCTCCGCACTGGTCGAGGCCGGATATGTGCACAGCCGCAAGGGCGTGCAGGCCGGGCGACGGACGACCTGGGTCGGGCTGACCAAGCACGGCCACGCCGCCCTGCGCGACCACGTCCGGGTCCTGCGAGCCCTGATCGACGCCGTCGAGTGA
- a CDS encoding nuclease-related domain-containing DEAD/DEAH box helicase, with translation MAARCFPESPTFETASEHDVWEQLRRELDDDAVLLANARLTNEKGDHELDLVVLLPDAGVVCVEIKGGTVSVDQEGRWSVASAKGTYHGDPVAQARRGKYELRRYIEDNPAWSRGAVRWAHTVVTPYTELGPDFQTPDLPRWAIHGKEDMPQLVARLRDLANRQENNRRPPSADDINAALQIWTSRSTIVPSVVSEADEREAVADRLTQEQSMLLKVTRLLRRVEVRGGAGSGKTVLALTQAKDLTRGSAGEGRASQRVALICYSIGLATYLKRAVAAAPRKHRPAFVGTFHELGMQWGAPEGDRTDSAFWEEELPALMAELALQLPDGQKFDAIVVDEAQDFAESWWRPLLSALRDPEVDGLYVYSDENQRLFPRFGRPPIQLVPLVLDHNLRNTREIAEAFLPLAPMRMKLLGGSGPEVTFVPAAGEGMLDVADDQVELLLDEGWEPEHVALLTTGPRHPQQRELQESRGQEGYWQSFWDADDVFYGTVLGCKGLERRAVVLCVNSLAERDRARERLYVGMSRATDRLVVVGDPEVIRQMGGPEVAHKLGL, from the coding sequence GTGGCCGCGCGGTGCTTTCCGGAGTCGCCGACGTTTGAGACCGCCTCCGAGCACGACGTCTGGGAGCAGCTGCGTCGAGAGCTGGACGACGACGCGGTGCTGCTGGCCAACGCCCGGCTCACCAACGAGAAGGGTGACCACGAGCTCGACCTGGTGGTGCTACTGCCCGACGCCGGGGTCGTCTGCGTGGAGATCAAGGGCGGCACCGTCTCGGTCGACCAGGAAGGGCGCTGGTCGGTGGCGTCCGCCAAGGGAACCTACCACGGCGACCCCGTGGCTCAGGCCAGGCGCGGCAAATACGAGCTGCGGCGCTACATCGAGGACAACCCGGCCTGGAGCAGGGGTGCGGTGCGGTGGGCGCACACGGTCGTGACGCCATACACCGAGCTCGGCCCGGACTTCCAGACCCCCGACCTGCCCCGCTGGGCCATCCACGGCAAGGAGGACATGCCGCAGCTGGTGGCGCGGTTGCGCGACCTGGCCAACCGGCAGGAGAACAACCGCCGGCCGCCGAGTGCCGACGACATCAACGCGGCCCTGCAGATCTGGACGAGCCGCAGCACCATCGTCCCGAGCGTGGTGAGCGAGGCCGACGAGCGGGAAGCCGTGGCCGACCGGCTCACCCAGGAGCAGTCCATGCTGCTCAAGGTCACCAGGCTGCTGCGGCGCGTGGAGGTGCGTGGCGGGGCCGGCAGCGGCAAGACGGTCCTGGCACTGACCCAGGCCAAGGACCTCACCAGGGGGAGCGCGGGCGAGGGGCGGGCGAGTCAGCGGGTGGCGCTGATCTGCTACTCGATCGGGCTGGCGACCTATCTCAAGCGCGCGGTGGCCGCGGCGCCCCGCAAGCACCGTCCGGCGTTCGTCGGGACCTTCCACGAGCTCGGGATGCAGTGGGGTGCCCCCGAGGGAGACCGCACCGACAGCGCCTTCTGGGAGGAGGAGCTGCCCGCGCTGATGGCCGAGCTGGCGCTGCAGCTCCCGGACGGTCAGAAGTTTGACGCCATCGTCGTGGACGAGGCTCAGGACTTCGCGGAGTCCTGGTGGCGGCCGCTGCTCTCGGCACTGCGCGACCCGGAGGTGGACGGGCTCTATGTCTATTCCGACGAGAACCAGCGCCTCTTCCCCCGGTTCGGGCGCCCGCCGATCCAGCTGGTGCCGCTCGTGCTGGACCACAATCTGCGCAACACCAGGGAGATCGCGGAGGCGTTCCTGCCGCTGGCCCCGATGCGGATGAAGCTGCTGGGGGGCAGCGGCCCGGAGGTCACCTTCGTGCCGGCTGCGGGGGAGGGCATGCTGGACGTCGCCGACGACCAGGTCGAGCTGCTGCTCGACGAGGGGTGGGAGCCGGAGCACGTGGCGCTGCTCACCACCGGCCCCCGACATCCGCAGCAGCGTGAGCTGCAGGAGTCGCGTGGCCAGGAGGGCTACTGGCAGAGCTTCTGGGACGCCGACGACGTCTTCTATGGCACGGTGCTCGGCTGCAAGGGACTCGAGCGTCGAGCGGTCGTGCTCTGCGTCAACTCGCTGGCTGAGCGGGACCGGGCCCGGGAGCGGTTGTATGTCGGGATGTCCAGGGCGACCGACCGGCTCGTGGTCGTCGGCGACCCGGAGGTGATCCGCCAGATGGGTGGGCCCGAGGTCGCCCACAAGCTTGGCCTGTGA
- a CDS encoding glycosyltransferase: MRIALLAAGSRGDYEPVLAVARGLQTRGHEVGMTATSDFVDVVRDAGVPVEEVALDAMAYYRSDALRQGMPTGLTQQMELLGDVARVMAPAVRATMTDLLPRYDALVTTAMSSAWPGMVGGPRKPQVLMMFVPALPSVWGDSSLFSVRAGRSVLNLAAGLQAMVPSLRLATADPATSRRARLRGLAQLATAPAFVANSAQLVTPRRVGGRMVRATGYPFLDLPAALPATVGRFLDAGGPPVYVGLGSHTVPAVRDALAHTVSAVLELGHRAVVMRGSGLEDGTPGDDRVLFVDDVPHELLFPRTVAVVHHGGAGTTAQALRAGRPQVVLPFTMDQPFFARRVHEIGVGAAPVPVPQASEPRLRSALSVALEKSVVGRATHIGELVRSEDGVAGAVAVIERELLR, encoded by the coding sequence ATGCGCATCGCTCTCCTTGCTGCTGGCAGCCGCGGTGACTACGAGCCGGTGCTGGCCGTCGCCCGTGGCCTGCAGACGCGCGGGCACGAGGTCGGCATGACTGCCACCAGCGACTTCGTGGACGTGGTGCGCGACGCCGGCGTCCCCGTCGAGGAGGTGGCGCTGGATGCCATGGCCTACTACCGCAGCGACGCGCTGCGTCAGGGGATGCCGACCGGCTTGACCCAGCAGATGGAGCTGCTCGGTGACGTTGCGCGGGTCATGGCACCGGCGGTCCGCGCCACGATGACGGACCTGCTGCCGCGTTACGACGCGCTGGTCACGACCGCCATGAGCTCGGCGTGGCCCGGGATGGTCGGCGGACCCCGCAAGCCTCAGGTGCTGATGATGTTCGTCCCCGCGCTGCCCTCGGTGTGGGGTGACTCGAGCCTGTTTTCGGTGCGTGCGGGCCGGTCGGTGCTCAACCTCGCGGCAGGCCTGCAGGCCATGGTGCCCTCGCTGCGGCTCGCCACTGCCGACCCGGCCACGTCACGCCGGGCGCGTCTGCGGGGGCTGGCGCAGCTGGCGACCGCCCCGGCGTTCGTCGCCAACAGTGCGCAGCTGGTGACGCCGCGCCGCGTGGGCGGACGGATGGTGCGGGCCACCGGCTACCCGTTCCTCGACCTCCCGGCAGCACTCCCCGCAACGGTGGGGCGGTTCCTGGACGCGGGTGGTCCGCCGGTCTATGTCGGGCTGGGGTCGCACACCGTCCCCGCCGTCCGGGATGCGTTGGCGCACACCGTCTCTGCGGTGCTGGAGCTGGGGCACCGGGCCGTCGTCATGCGGGGCTCCGGGCTCGAGGACGGGACGCCGGGCGACGATCGCGTCCTGTTTGTCGACGACGTCCCGCACGAGCTCCTGTTCCCGCGGACGGTGGCGGTGGTGCACCACGGCGGCGCCGGGACCACGGCTCAGGCGTTGCGGGCGGGGCGGCCCCAGGTGGTGCTGCCGTTCACGATGGACCAGCCGTTCTTCGCGCGGCGGGTGCACGAGATCGGGGTCGGCGCGGCGCCGGTGCCCGTGCCGCAGGCGAGCGAACCCCGGTTGCGCTCGGCGCTGTCCGTCGCTTTGGAGAAGAGCGTCGTGGGGCGTGCCACGCACATCGGTGAGCTGGTGCGGAGCGAGGACGGCGTGGCTGGCGCCGTCGCCGTCATTGAGCGAGAACTCCTGCGCTGA
- a CDS encoding sugar phosphate isomerase/epimerase family protein: MARRFTLFTGQWADLTLEEVAELAAGWGYDGLEIAVSGEHLDAWRWDDEEYVEGRLEILRRHGLGCWAISNHLKGQAVCDDPIDERHQSIVGSRVWGDGDPEGVRQRAAEELKLTARLAQKMGVDTVVGFTGSSIWQYVAMFPPVPAERIEAGYQDFADRWNPILDVFDECGVRFAHEVHPSEIAYDYWSTVKTLEAIGHREAFGLNWDPSHMLWQDIDVVGFITDFADRIYHVDCKDTRMRIGNGRNGRMGSHLPWGDPRRGWDFVSTGRGDVPWEACFRALASAGYAGPISVEWEDAGMDRLEGAPEALAFLKRFDYSPATASFDSAFSQD; encoded by the coding sequence ATGGCACGCCGATTCACCCTCTTCACCGGACAGTGGGCCGACCTGACCCTCGAGGAGGTGGCCGAGCTGGCCGCCGGGTGGGGTTATGACGGGCTGGAGATCGCGGTCTCCGGCGAGCACCTGGACGCGTGGCGCTGGGACGACGAGGAGTATGTCGAGGGTCGGCTGGAGATCCTGCGGCGCCACGGCCTGGGGTGTTGGGCAATCTCCAACCACCTCAAGGGGCAGGCCGTCTGTGACGACCCGATCGACGAGCGGCACCAGTCGATCGTCGGGTCGCGGGTCTGGGGCGACGGCGACCCGGAGGGTGTGCGACAGCGGGCGGCCGAGGAGCTGAAGCTGACGGCCAGGCTCGCGCAGAAGATGGGGGTCGACACGGTCGTCGGCTTCACCGGCTCCTCAATCTGGCAGTACGTCGCGATGTTCCCGCCCGTGCCGGCCGAGCGGATCGAGGCGGGCTACCAGGACTTCGCCGACCGGTGGAACCCGATCCTGGACGTCTTCGACGAGTGCGGCGTGCGGTTCGCCCACGAGGTGCACCCGAGCGAGATCGCCTATGACTACTGGTCGACGGTGAAGACCCTGGAGGCGATCGGCCACCGCGAGGCGTTCGGTCTCAACTGGGATCCGAGCCACATGCTGTGGCAGGACATCGACGTGGTCGGCTTCATCACCGACTTCGCTGACCGGATCTATCACGTGGACTGCAAGGACACCCGGATGCGGATCGGCAACGGCCGCAACGGGCGGATGGGCTCCCACCTGCCGTGGGGCGACCCGCGTCGCGGCTGGGACTTCGTCTCCACCGGGCGGGGTGACGTGCCGTGGGAGGCCTGCTTCCGCGCGCTGGCCTCCGCCGGCTATGCCGGGCCGATCTCGGTCGAGTGGGAGGACGCCGGCATGGACCGCCTCGAGGGCGCACCCGAGGCGCTGGCCTTCTTGAAGAGGTTCGACTACTCCCCCGCGACGGCGTCGTTCGACTCGGCGTTCAGTCAGGACTGA
- a CDS encoding SRPBCC family protein, with protein sequence MTDVKKITVSRVINASAQDIFHVLSNPERHRELDGSGFVRSDDRTDRITGTGQVFTMNMEGDHMGGEYQTDNHVIGYDENHLLAWETAPAGQEPPGWQWVWELTPDGNDSTTVALSYDWSRVTDEETLKAVSFPLVTEDELENSLGHLASAVAG encoded by the coding sequence ATGACCGACGTCAAGAAGATCACCGTCAGCCGAGTCATCAACGCGTCTGCCCAGGACATCTTTCACGTCCTGTCCAACCCCGAGCGGCACCGCGAGCTCGACGGCTCCGGCTTCGTGCGCTCCGACGACCGCACCGACCGGATCACCGGCACCGGCCAGGTGTTCACCATGAACATGGAGGGGGACCACATGGGTGGCGAATACCAGACCGACAACCACGTCATCGGCTATGACGAGAACCATCTGCTCGCCTGGGAGACCGCTCCGGCCGGCCAGGAGCCGCCCGGTTGGCAGTGGGTGTGGGAGCTCACCCCCGACGGCAACGACTCGACCACCGTGGCGCTGAGCTATGACTGGTCCCGCGTCACCGACGAGGAGACGCTCAAGGCCGTGAGCTTCCCGCTCGTGACCGAGGATGAGCTGGAGAACTCCCTGGGTCACCTGGCGTCAGCCGTCGCCGGCTGA
- a CDS encoding phosphotransferase family protein, whose translation MEPEASATAVRTARRGTAALTTLWQRLGLDVDEPQVLSNRGSLMVRMPRAGLVARVSTHTGAQRRDPGWWLATEVAVGRIAHAAGAAVVPPAQVVDAGPHEVDGLWVSLWTDVGSDDTRAIPAESAAALADWHRKLVDAGRDLPVLTVAHQVITEPLSYAARHGFLDAAELAALTREHEEALAGIEGLGTQEVLLHGDAHRGNLLRDGAGLWRWSDLEESCRGPIEWDLAVLGSTPTVEAGRAGLTAYAILTGRPVPSQEELAPWLRLRALEGNAWAIGCAVTFPERYAGPARRYVDEVVERTLNPRRRP comes from the coding sequence ATGGAGCCGGAGGCGAGCGCGACCGCGGTGCGCACCGCCCGGCGTGGCACCGCGGCGCTCACCACGTTGTGGCAGCGGCTCGGGTTGGACGTCGACGAGCCGCAGGTCCTGTCCAACCGCGGGTCGCTGATGGTGCGTATGCCGAGGGCCGGGTTGGTCGCTCGCGTCTCCACCCACACCGGTGCCCAGCGACGTGACCCGGGCTGGTGGTTGGCCACCGAGGTCGCCGTCGGGCGGATCGCCCACGCGGCCGGCGCGGCGGTGGTCCCTCCCGCGCAGGTCGTGGATGCGGGGCCGCACGAGGTCGACGGCCTGTGGGTCTCGCTCTGGACCGACGTCGGCAGTGACGACACGAGGGCGATCCCTGCGGAGTCGGCTGCGGCACTTGCTGACTGGCATCGCAAACTCGTTGACGCCGGCCGGGACCTGCCGGTGCTGACGGTGGCCCACCAGGTGATCACCGAACCGCTGTCGTATGCCGCCCGGCACGGGTTCCTGGACGCGGCCGAGCTCGCGGCGCTCACAAGGGAGCACGAGGAGGCGCTCGCCGGCATCGAGGGTCTCGGCACGCAGGAGGTGTTGCTGCACGGCGACGCGCACCGCGGCAACCTGCTGCGCGACGGCGCCGGTCTGTGGCGGTGGAGCGACCTGGAGGAGTCCTGTCGCGGCCCCATCGAGTGGGACCTCGCCGTGCTGGGCAGCACCCCGACGGTCGAGGCAGGAAGGGCCGGCCTCACGGCATACGCCATCCTGACGGGACGTCCGGTGCCGAGCCAGGAGGAGCTGGCCCCGTGGCTGCGGCTGCGGGCGCTGGAGGGCAACGCGTGGGCGATTGGCTGCGCGGTGACCTTCCCCGAGCGCTATGCCGGACCGGCTCGACGCTACGTCGACGAAGTGGTCGAACGGACACTCAACCCGAGAAGGCGTCCTTAG